TCCGACGCCGTTCCTCCAATGCCGCCTGAGGGCTGGTGCATGAGGATGCGTGCGTTGGGCGTGGCGTACCGCTTGCCCTTGGTGCCCGAGGACAGCAGGAACTGGCCCATAGACGCTGCCAGGCCGGTGGCGACCGTGACGACGTCGTTCGGGATGAACTCCATGGTGTCGTAGATGGCCATGCCTGCTGTCACCGATCCGCCGGGAGAGTTGATGTACAGGTAGATGTCCTTGTCGGGATCCTCTGCCGAGAGCAGCAACAGCTGAGAGCAGATCAAGTTGGCGTTGTCATCGCGAACTTCCGAACCCAACCAAATGATGCGTTCTTTGAGCAGGCGGTTGTAAATGTACTGGTCCGAGCCGGACGGATCTGCGCCGGCCATCGTCGGTGTGGTGTGCTGTGCCATGGTGGACTTACCTCTCCTTCGTGCGATCCGTTGGACCATAACCGTGACTGGCAAATACCCTCACGCCCGGCCCACTCCGGGTCATCACTAATCTTCACTACTTGGACAGTAGCCGTTATTGGCCCCGAATTGTTTCCCAAAAGCGCACTGTTCGCTGACGGCGCACGATTCCCACAGCCGCGCCAAAGGGCACAAAAATGCCGTTGCCGGCTCCTTGAAAAGGAATCGGCAACGGCATGAGTGAAAAGCGTTCCCTAGGTGGGAATTCTGGTTCGGAGAACTAGATCCGGGCCTCGCCCGGATCGACGACGGCGGTGGGCTCGATGGCCTCGTCGTCGGCAACGATCTCTTCTTCTTCTTCGGAAGCCACGGAGACGAAGTCGGTCAGATCGACGATCTCGCCGTTGGTGTCCTTGACAACAGCCTTGGCCAGAACCGCGGCCAGTGCCTTGCGACGTCGAACTTCGCCAACGATCATGTTGACCTGGCCCGAGGAATCGAGCATCTGGGCGAACTGGTTCGGGTCCATGCCGTACTGGCTGGCGGAGGAGACGATGTAGTCGATCAGCTCGGCCTGGCTGACACCGACTTCTTCCTTCTCGGCGACAGCGTCGAGGACGATCTCGTTGCGGAACGCCTTTTCGGTGTTTTCCTTGATCTCCGCGCGGTGCTCTTCGGTGTCGTGCTCCTCGGTGCCGTGGGCGTTCTCCGGCTTGAAGTGCTGCTCGAGCTGCTCGGCAATGACCGATTCCGGAACCGGGACCTCGACGAGGGCAAGGAGCTTCTCCAAAACCTTGTCGCGGGCTTCAACGCCCTGATCCATGATCTTGGAATCGGCTGCCTGCTTGGCCAGATCTTCCTTCAACTCCGCGATGGTGTCGAATTCGGAAGCGAGCTGGGCGAAGTCGTCGTTTGCCTCGGGCAGTTCGCGAACCTTGACCGCGGTGACCTTAACGTTGACCTGCGCGTCCTGGCCAGCGTGCTCGCCTCCGGCCAGCTTGGTCTCAAAGATTGCTTCCTCGCCGGCGGACAGGCCGGTTGCCGCCTCATCCAGGCCATCGAGCATGTTGCCCGCACCGATCTGGTAGGAGAGGTCGGACGCGGAGTCAACCTCTGTGCCGTCGATGGTGGCGGTGATGTTGATGGTGAGGAAGTCTCCCTCGGCAGCCGGGCGGTCCTCAGCCTTCAGCGTGCCGAAACGGCCGCGCAGCTCATCAAGGGCCGTCTCGGTGTCGGCGTCGGATGCCTCAGCGGCTTCAACCTCGACCTCGATACCCTCGTACTCGGGAAGTTCGATCTCCGGGCGAATGTCCAGCTCGACGTGGAACTTCAGTTCGCCGTCAGTGGCCGTGGGGTCCGGAACCTCGGTGATTTCAACCTCGGGACGGCTCAACGGGCTCAGCTTGTTCTCAACAACGGCTTCCTGGTACCAGCCGTTGAGGCCTTCGTTGATGGCCGTTTCCAGAACGTAGCCGCGGCCAACCTTCTGATCGATCATCCGGTTGGGAACTTTGCCCTTACGGAAACCAGGCACCTGCACCTGTGTGGCAATCGTCTTATAAGCCTCCGCAATGCTGGGCTTCAATTCCTCAAAGGAAACCTCAACGTTGAGCTTTACCCGAGTGGGCGTGAGGTTTTCGACAGCGCTCTTCACAGCGTGGTACTCCTGATGGTCTGTTGATGGATTTATAGGCCCAGCACAGGGGCAGTCACTGACCAAACGTGAACCGGATAATGCTGAGTCGGGGCGACAGGACTCGAACCTGCGATTTCCTGCTCCCAAAGCAGGCGCGCTAGCCACTACGCTACGCCCCGTAGTTGCCCGGAACAGTCTACGGGCAAAAGTTCCCAGATGCACAATTGAGGATTCGACCAGCTGCGAGGTGGAAGCTTTTCGCACCGATTTGCCCCCGCCCGTTGGCGTTGCTATTATCGAGGAGTTGTTCGGCTAGAAGCCGAGATGACGGGGGCGTAGCTTAATGGTAAAGCCTTAGTTTTCCAAACTAATGACGCGGGTTCGATTCCCGTCGCCCCCTCCCTATATGAGAAAAACCCCGGTCTCGCGACCGGGGTTTTTCGTTTAACGCCGATGGTTAGCCACCTTGGCAGCCGGGGCACCAATACAATTTCCGGCCCGCCAATTCCGCCATGGCAACTGCCGTGCCACAGTGCCGGCACGGCCGCCCCTCACGCTTGTAGACATAGTGAGCGTCCTCCACGGGGACTTCCTTGTTGGGGTTGGTGCCGGCACGGTTCGACGCCGTTCCCAGGTACCGAGCATCGTCCGGCCGTCCGCAGACAAAGCCAACAGCGATCCCGAGTCCCGAGGGCCTGTCATCGAGTTCGGTGGTGATGATGCGGCCGTCGCGCACGCCGTCAGCCATGACCGCGGCAATGTCCTCCCACAAAGCACAGGCCCGATCTTGTGACAGGGCCTTGCCTGGCAGCATCGGATCAAGACCGAGCCGGAACAGCACTTCGGCCCGGTAGACGTTGCCCACGCCGGCCAAGACTTCTTGTTTCATCAGCTGCTGGCCGATGCCAGTGGCGCTTTTGCGGATGCGGCGAACAAACTCGTCCCGATCGCCGGGGAGGTTGTTCAAGGGATCCGGGCCCAGCTTGCCCCGCACTGCCGCAGCTTCCTGGTGTGTGAGCACCTCACAGGCTGTGGGGCCGCGCAGATCGGCCCAGCCGTGGTCGGAGACCAGCCTGACCCGCACGGCCCCCTTCGGTTCCGGCGGGCCGGTTTCAGCCCACGCGCCGGATTCGCCGGATAGCTCCTGCTCGCCGATTCTTCGCGGGGCGCCGATGCTGGAGGCGCCGGTAAAGGTTGCGTCCCCGCCAAAGTCCCAGGCTCCGTAAAGGCCAAGGTGCACGCGCATCACCCGGTCCCCGGAGAAGGACAGGAACAGTTGCTTGCCGTGCGCATGTGCGCGCTTCAAAACGTGCCCGTCAACCAGCAAAGCTCCAGCAGTGAACTTGCCCTGCGGACTGGACACGGCCAGCACCGCCCCGCCAAAGACGTCGTTGAACTGGCGGGCTAGGCGGTGAACGGAATGACCCTCAGGCATAGGTTTTCCCGGTCCCGCGGCGGGGCATTCCCCGGCGAGAGGCCACGTTAGTCGACGACCTCGCCGGTGGTCTCATACGTGGCGATCTTGCCAATGCGGCGCACATGGCGCTCGGCGTTGCTAAACGGCTCGCCCAGGAACGCCTCGATGATCTCGGTGGCCTCGGCAACGCTGTGCTGGCGGCCTCCGACGGCCACCACGTTGGCGTCGTTGTGCTCGCGGGCCAGCTTGGCGGTGGAGAGGTTCCAGGCCAAGGCCGCGCGGACGCCCTTGACCTTGTTGGCGGCAATCTGCTCGCCGTTGCCGGAACCGCCGAGCACAATACCGAGTGCGTCGACACCGGCGGCCTGGTCGGCCACCACTGCCAGGGCGGCGTTGATGCAGAAGGAAGGGTAGTCGTCTTCGGCGTCGTAATTCTTGGGACCGTGGTCGAGCATCTCGTAGCCCTTGGCGGCCAACTCGGTGATCAGGTGGGCGCTGAGCTCCATGCCGGCATGGTCGGTTGCGATGTGAACGCGCATGAGGATTCTTTCTTCTCGGTTTTCAGTACTGCTTCAAGCCTACCCATGACGGCGGTGTGCCATGGCCGCCGCTAACGGTCCTGCTGCGCCTTCCCGGCCCTGCGGTTCAGGATCGCGGCCATCTCATCGGCAACGTCCAGGTTGGGCGCGCTCACAACAAGTCTGCCTCCGCCGCTTTGCCGAAGTACGACGGCGGCCCCCGAGTGGGTGAGGAAGCTGGCGGATCCGCTGTGCTTGCGAAGGCCCCAACCCCCATAGTCCTTGGCGACGATGTCCAGGGACACTGCCGCCTGGACCTCCTCGCACGGGGCGACGAGGACGGCAATGACACCGGATATTTTCACTGTCAGCTGGCGGCGATCAACCTGGACGGTTGCGCACAGCGTGGCAATCACCAGCAGTGCAACACCCACGGTGGCTAGAAGGAGCCATGGTGTAAGAAGTGTCAGCAATGCCCCTGGCAAGAGGGCTGCGAGCAAGATCATCATGATGACCGAACTGCGCGGATGGATGACATAGGCCATCCGGTCATTGACGGCGTCGGGGTCCGCCGCGGCTTCCAGGGCCCGGATCAGTGCCGTGTCATCGGCGGCACCCCATTGCTCGTCAGGCTTGAATGTCAGCGACAGCACCAGCCCCATGGCAACTGCCAGCCCGCAGCCCATGAGCAGCACATAGCCATCCACCCGCAATGGCACCAAGTCCCCCCGGCCGGCCTGCCCCAACAAGGTGGCCACGAAGAGTGTGAAGGCCGACAATTGCAAGGTCATGGCCGTGCCGAGTAGGACCCTGCGAAGCGTACGTGGCACGGTGGTGCGGGCGCCTTGGCTGCCTATCCCTGCCCCGAGCACCACAATTCCGGCCACCCCCACCGCCAAGAAGCTGGGCAGGGAAACAGGGTTGCCACCCCACGGCAGCACCATGGAGCCGTGCTGGTGCCCCACAAGGAACGCGCCAGCCACCAGTGCCGCGGAGAGTAGTCCCGGGAAGATCAGGGCAAAGCGTAACGCCCGGAC
This region of Arthrobacter alpinus genomic DNA includes:
- the tig gene encoding trigger factor, yielding MKSAVENLTPTRVKLNVEVSFEELKPSIAEAYKTIATQVQVPGFRKGKVPNRMIDQKVGRGYVLETAINEGLNGWYQEAVVENKLSPLSRPEVEITEVPDPTATDGELKFHVELDIRPEIELPEYEGIEVEVEAAEASDADTETALDELRGRFGTLKAEDRPAAEGDFLTINITATIDGTEVDSASDLSYQIGAGNMLDGLDEAATGLSAGEEAIFETKLAGGEHAGQDAQVNVKVTAVKVRELPEANDDFAQLASEFDTIAELKEDLAKQAADSKIMDQGVEARDKVLEKLLALVEVPVPESVIAEQLEQHFKPENAHGTEEHDTEEHRAEIKENTEKAFRNEIVLDAVAEKEEVGVSQAELIDYIVSSASQYGMDPNQFAQMLDSSGQVNMIVGEVRRRKALAAVLAKAVVKDTNGEIVDLTDFVSVASEEEEEIVADDEAIEPTAVVDPGEARI
- a CDS encoding ATP-dependent Clp protease proteolytic subunit, with the protein product MAQHTTPTMAGADPSGSDQYIYNRLLKERIIWLGSEVRDDNANLICSQLLLLSAEDPDKDIYLYINSPGGSVTAGMAIYDTMEFIPNDVVTVATGLAASMGQFLLSSGTKGKRYATPNARILMHQPSGGIGGTASDIKIQAELILHMKKVMAELTAEQTGQTVEKILKDNDRDKWFTAEEALEYGFFDKIARHAGTVAGGGGTNAK
- a CDS encoding Fpg/Nei family DNA glycosylase; amino-acid sequence: MPEGHSVHRLARQFNDVFGGAVLAVSSPQGKFTAGALLVDGHVLKRAHAHGKQLFLSFSGDRVMRVHLGLYGAWDFGGDATFTGASSIGAPRRIGEQELSGESGAWAETGPPEPKGAVRVRLVSDHGWADLRGPTACEVLTHQEAAAVRGKLGPDPLNNLPGDRDEFVRRIRKSATGIGQQLMKQEVLAGVGNVYRAEVLFRLGLDPMLPGKALSQDRACALWEDIAAVMADGVRDGRIITTELDDRPSGLGIAVGFVCGRPDDARYLGTASNRAGTNPNKEVPVEDAHYVYKREGRPCRHCGTAVAMAELAGRKLYWCPGCQGG
- a CDS encoding ribose-5-phosphate isomerase, translated to MRVHIATDHAGMELSAHLITELAAKGYEMLDHGPKNYDAEDDYPSFCINAALAVVADQAAGVDALGIVLGGSGNGEQIAANKVKGVRAALAWNLSTAKLAREHNDANVVAVGGRQHSVAEATEIIEAFLGEPFSNAERHVRRIGKIATYETTGEVVD